One Punica granatum isolate Tunisia-2019 chromosome 3, ASM765513v2, whole genome shotgun sequence genomic window carries:
- the LOC116198772 gene encoding protein YLS3-like, with product MASRRGAVPSRLVLVSVIAVVVIGSARADLDQDRAECADQLVGLAGCLPYVGGDAKAPTIDCCSGLKQVLHKSKKCICVLIKDRDDPKLGLKINATLALGLPNACHAPANITQCIDLLHLDPKGTEAKIFKETNSSTTPGPTASTPAVANVNSTSNGTSDPANGSNGRKVNIGLVSGITCGAVIIWLFTSNLMFYV from the exons ATGGCCTCAAGAAGAGGAGCTGTTCCTAGCCGATTGGTCCTAGTGTCGGTAATTGCGGTGGTGGTTATCGGGTCAGCGAGGGCGGACTTGGACCAGGACAGGGCAGAGTGCGCAGACCAGCTGGTGGGCCTGGCTGGATGCTTGCCTTACGTGGGCGGGGACGCGAAGGCCCCGACCATAGACTGCTGCAGCGGGCTGAAGCAGGTCCTGCACAAGAGTAAGAAGTGCATCTGCGTCCTCATCAAGGACAGGGACGACCCGAAGCTCGGCCTCAAGATCAATGCCACCCTCGCCCTCGGCCTCCCCAACGCCTGCCATGCTCCAGCCAACATCACCCAGTGCATCG ATCTTCTGCACTTGGATCCGAAAGGGACGGAAGCTAAGATATTCAAAGAGACCAACAGCAGCACAACTCCAGGTCCGACCGCCAGTACTCCAGCAGTTGCCAACG tgAATTCCACAAGCAATGGGACGTCAGATCCTGCAAATGGGAGCAATGGAAGGAAGGTGAACATCGGATTGGTATCAGGGATTACTTGTGGAGCTGTAATAATATGGCTGTTCACATCAAATCTAATGTTTTATGTATGA
- the LOC116201594 gene encoding uncharacterized protein LOC116201594, producing MDNFLANLSRRAIFLGQLDAATPPKSPTVSSASDPPKMDSPFPFSSLLHALTLSLTLAIASATTVHDILPKYGLPSGLLPDNVKSYSLSSDGRFVVDLDGPCYIQFDYLVYYDKKISGKLSYGSITDLKGIQVQRFLLWLSVDEIRVDLPPADCIYFQVGLINKKLDVDQFETVRSCRDKKKLSGNCGGSWTRVFELAGPAQEVPMLITE from the exons ATGGATAATTTTCTGGCTAATTTATCCAGAAGAGCTATTTTTCTGGGACAGCTCGACGCTGCGACGCCTCCGAAATCGCCCACCGTCTCCTCGGCGTCGGACCCCCCGAAGATGGATTCTCCCTTCCCCTTCTCCTCTCTCCTCCATGCCCTCACCCTCTCCCTCACCCTAGCGATCGCCTCCGCCACCACCGTCCACGACATCCTCCCCAAGTACGGCCTCCCGAGTGGTCTCCTCCCCGACAACGTCAAGTCCTACTCCCTCTCCTCTGACGGCCGCTTCGTCGTCGACTTGGACGGCCCCTGCTACATCCAGTTCGATTATCTTGTCTACTACGACAAGAAGATCTCTGGGAAGCTCAGCTACGGCTCGATTACCGACCTGAAGGGGATTCAGGTCCAGAGATTCCTGCTCTGGCTCAGCGTCGACGAGATCAGGGTCGATCTGCCCCCCGCCGACTGCATCTACTTCCAGGTCGGTCTGATCAACAAGAAGCTCGACGTCGATCAGTTCGAGACCGTCCGGTCTTGCCGGGACAAGAAGAAGCTCTCCGGCAACTGCGGTGGTTCTTGGACTAGGGTTTTTGAG CTTGCAGGTCCAGCTCAAGAAGTTCCAATGTTAATCACAGAGTAG